The window AACCTCGGGACAGCagtacagttttcttttctcagaATTGCCCCCCAGCCCCcctctgtgagtctgtgtacACCACTGCATGTCACAGCAATACACCAACATGTTCAAATGCATCTGTCAAGGTCATAGCAACAGGTCAATAGCGAGATTGTTATTACTAAATGGTCCGGCGCGGACATATGTACATGAGTCCAAGAATGAGAAGTTAACTGTTGCGTTGTTTCGGAGAAACTGATGAGCttgacacagagacagagaggtccAGTGTGAAGCATTTCCATGTGCGGGGAGGAAGTATCACTGTCCAGAGGATCGCTCATGGAACaatgttccttttttctgtgcAACCTCACCCCGACTGAACTTCCAGCACCACTCAGTCCTCACATGCTCTCCACTCTCGTTTTCTGTGTATTATATAACAGCTCTTATTTCCATTCATACTATCTGCTGGCATTCAAGTGACTCGCTCTCTCTGTATGGCTGTCTTTAGATTCTGCATTTACAATTCATGGTTATATAATTAAAGATTAACTCACAGGTGCAGTGACACAGGGGCAATgcaatgagtgagtgagtgacatTACACATCATCACATATTTGTTCTTTTACAGTGGCAACTGGTGTGTTTGATAATCGAAtgtgatggaaataaaaaatataatcatatGCTCTTTTTGTGCGcgtgttttttaaagaaacaaaggGAGCAGGTACAGAACACATTTTTCCGTGTAACTGTGTTACCTTGAACTGCTTGTTATGGGTACTTACCTGCAAAGAGCAAATGAGGACAACTCAAGCCACCATGACGGCTATGCACACAGGCTTTTGTAAACTAGATGACCTAATCTGACACAGTGATGTAaaaaactgaaggagaaaaacagaaacccGATAGTGTTGCAGGTGTTAAATGGATCAGCAAAGATCCTCTCTTTATCAAAATCACAAGAAATAAATTTTCTCTGCTTGAAATAAAACTTCAGTAAAAAACAGACTGTCGAGTTAGAGCTCATCGCATGAGTTTTATATACTAAAATGTTAAATCCAGTAAATAGTGGGAAAGCTCTCATATATTTagatttatgatttttttttttcaggaatcaTGACCCAATTAAAATTGGTTAACTGAGTCAAACATGTTGGGTAATGTTTAAGATCACTTtgacctgtttgtgtgtgtgcgtgtttgcatgcgcatgtgtgcgcccgtgtgtgtgtgtgtgtgtgtgtgtgtgtgtgtgtgtgagagagatagagaaagaaagagtgtaGCGATATGTAGCTTTTGAGGATTTCTCCCACTGTTTTACTGTATGAGTGAAGAACAGGTTTAACATGATAAACTTGTCCAGCCACATTAGGGCAGCCAGCCTAAAAAAACTAAAGCAACACTTCCAGGTACAACTATAAAATTAAAACCCTCGTTGAAGGACTTATAAGCATATACAATGCCTTATATGGTGTTGTCCGAGTGGCCCGaaaggaaatttattttttagccatgctagccaAATGGTTCCAGGCATGGCACAGTCAGTCTCTTTttgttccaccactttggtccagaccgaaatatctTGATAATttttggatgaattgccatgaaattttgtgcaaatgttcatggtccccagaggatgaatcccactgactGTGATGATGACTCTGGCGCCACCAAtgggtcaaagttttcacttatcctgtgaaatatttccacatctattggatggactggcaaaaaaaaattgctgacCGTGGTGCCCTGATCCTATACCGTAAGAACTGTGGTGATCCTTTATTTCCTTTAATGTCTTTTCATCAAGCgtcaccatcaggtcaaaatttcaatttgtccagtactttggtttttgacttaatacctgcaaaactaaagacatCCTCATCAGGCTGagctgtactttttgtgtaatgcTAATGAGAAAATGTTATCATATTAACACACTAAACTtacatggtgaacattatatCTAgctagcatcagcatgttagcattgtcattttgaacattagcatttagctactGTGCCTAAGAAGTGCCTCACAAggttgctagcatggctatacTCTTAGTTTACctcagtatttttgtttcatggtCAGATTTctatcagttcttttttttttttttgtctcaaataAACCCAATTCATGGACCTGCTAGTGGTATTAGGAGAGAGAATTAGAGGAGAAGCTAGCCAAACACTATTAAGACAATACAACAGTCTGTTTATAGTATTCATCTCACAATGAAATTTGTTGTAACAAGTGTAAACCTCAGTTTTAACCTCAGTATGAGTCAGCAGTGCTACTTTGGCAGGCCACTATCTTTAATGTAAGTCAAGTCATTGTTAGAGGCTTTGGGcttacagtttatttttaacattgtaCGTCTTTCGACTGCCAACTGtagcaaagttaaaaaaaaaaaggaaaaaaacaacaacttgtgTGGTATTACTTTGCGAGCAGCAGGGTTGCTGCCGTTCATTCTGAGTTTCTCCGCTGGTTTGGCTCAGCTGGCTTCCCgtttggaggaggaggaggaggaggaggaggaggatcgGAGGGGGGGGTCAGCCGGGGTGAGGAACCGACCCCGGCTGAACCGATCAGTGGGGGAAGAACCGAGAGAGATGCGGAGCTTTTGAGGAGCAGACACATCCAGACGACCTCTGAAGCTCCACATGTCTCCTCACTCTGACCGAACAGCTTTGTATAAAAGatttcagcagctgtttgattTGTAAGTAAAATCTCCtttatactttcatttttttcaagggaTTTAGTACTAATTCaattctttcttctctttaatCACGCGTGGGTATTTAGTCAAATAGTTTTTAAGAGggtttatgaatattttatagtTAGCATCCCATACCGGGTGAAATACGGGAGTAGGCTACTTTTATGTTATCAACAAACTATTCAGGGCTCATCAGTCATGTATTAACAGTTAACAGGGTTTAATGAAAACATCTCGGTAGTGATAACTGTAAATGCCTGGCTATGGTCTCCGGCCAGCAAATAATTTGACTCTTAGTCAAATTctgcaaattaaatttaagatttaaaggaataatcaTTTTGGATTGTTCACAGTTTTTTTAACCAGAAACTTCTGAATTACTctttatgaattaatttttatGATGGTTTATACATAAATATGATGAATTAAAATTTCACTGGTGAAATATAGAGACAATTACACAATTTGTATAGAATTAGACAGTTGTTATTATGAGTCTATTTCTGTAGCTTTATCCCTCTGAAATGCTCGTAATTATCTGTTTTAatctgaaaaggttttttttccattattttaagCTCTTTTCCAAATGATAAATACATTACAACATTCAGCTGGCAGCAGTATaatgttgattaaatgttttgcaACCTTGTAAACAAATCCTAAACTCAtcatgtgtttgtcttttttcaacaCTAGGTGGTGCCATTATAgcatatttcactctgaacctCCAACCATCAGCGAGTTCTTAACAGACCCTGCAGCTCCCTGAAGTGATTGAACATGACCTGTCAGACTGTGGGAGCCATCATCCAAGACCTGTCAGTGCCCTCACCGCGGGGTGTGGAGGGACTGGAGTCCAGGCCTCTGGGAATGGCTGAGTCTTTTACGGATGAGGCTGTTTCAATCCTGACCTCCACAAGCCAACTGGCCCGGACCCTCCTGGGTCGCACCTTTGTcctcaaacacaaagagagcCTCGCCAACGCGGAAGCTAAGGCTGGTAGCAGCTGCGACGAAGATAATGGCAATAATGCACGCCGCAAACGGGAGTTCATCCCCAACGAGAAGAAAGATGAAGGCTATTGggacaagagaagaaaaaacaacgaGGCAGCCAAACGGTCCAGAGAGAAGCGGCGGGCCAATGACATGGTGCTAGAGAGGAGGGTCCTGGGACTGCTGGAGGAAAACGCTCGACTGAGGGCCGAGCTGTTGGCCCTCAAGTTTCGCTTCGGTCTGGTCAAGGACCCGTCTGATGTGACCATCCTGCCGCTCTCTGCACCCATATGTTCTCATCCACCACCCAGTACAACACATTACTACCAGCCTCACACTGACGGACCCTCATACCTCAACACACAGCAAAGGGCCAGCGCCCACCACATCCAGACTCACCCTCTGCAGCAGGCTGCCATCTATGGCCCAAGGGGAGCCGGGCCTCTGTCAAGTCACAGCGTATCCGAGGAGTCCGGAGTTTCCACATCATGTAGCTCAAATATGGGCAGCCCTGTGTTTTTTGATGACACGTTGAGTGAACGTGAAGGGCCTTCGCCAagggagctggtggaggagcagcagggcTACAACACCCACATCTATCCCCTGGAGGTCAACGGGGGTCAGTATGTAAACAAACAGGACTCACCTGATGGTTTGAAGAGCCTCCCGCACAAGCTCCGCTTCAAAAGCCCCAGTGGTAGCAGTGACGTAGGGGAGATGCCTCTTTCCTCTGATAACAGACACAGTGGACCACCTGTGGCTACAGTGGGGCCAAACATCCAGGTTAGGAACCACGAACAGGCAGGATGGGACAGTCGGGCAGAGGGTCAGGTTCCCTGGTCCAGGGAGGAGCCCAGCGGTGGACTTGGACAGCAGTATCAGAGTCCATCCTCTGGGTCTTATaactcctcctctctgcagatcCCTAGGGACATCAAGTATACAACAGAGGACATCAATCTGAGGTCGCAGATCAGCTGTTTGTCTCAGGAAGTGGCTCAGCTCAAAAGGCTCTTCTCTCAGCAGCTGCTCTCCAAGATTGCATGAAACCTGAACAGAGGAGGATCTAATCTAGGCTAAAGCTAATAAACAGATTTCACCTCACATCTTTCCAAAAGATTGATATCACATTCTGCTGATTTCCACAGTGCAGCATGGCACCGATGCAAACAGCCACCTCTTAAATGCCAAACTTTATTTACAACACCTGTAAATATCCATCTGTGATGGCCAGTACACCACTAAGAGAAAAGAcgtttaactttaaaaaataatgctcaatatctgaaaaactgttaaaaaaggTGATTCATCGTGTCCTCGGATCATCCTGATTTCTGGGGATTTGAAAGACGCTTCACAGGTCTGAACACAGATCAGTCACAGACACTGGGAGAACATGTTAGATCCTAAGCATGCACACAGTTATAACTTGTAGCACCTCAGTCTCACCCTGGTCACCACAAATGGGAACATTAACACATCTGTCCACATGTCTCTTCTTTGAGACATCATACATTTGTTTATCCTTTCAGCACAATATACAGTACGTTGTGTATAACATTATCTTGTGTTAAACGTGtgataaatgtgataaatatgACTATTGGATTGTActgtggttttgtgttgttCACTATATCTGTTTCTGGTTTATCTTATGACAGCAAGGTACATAGAAATTGTCATCATCACTGTGCAGAATTGTAACTGAAGTGAactgtatttgaaaataaaagtatattttagCCAAGAAGACTGGTGAATCTTTTAGGACAAGTTGAGATATTCTTCGCATAATTTAAACTGGGCTACATGTATTTTAAACCATCAATGTGCAATAGGCAAGACAGTTTTAAGCCCTTCTAAACTGCACTTTGCATTACATCACAGACTCAGTGTGGTTGGGCAGAGCGAGCAATGGTAGGTGTGGCACTGGAGTGGGGAGGTGCACTGCGCAAGAGTATGAACATGTCACAAGTTGCTTTTCAGCTCAAGTGATGCCATATGAATTTCAGTTATGGCCCTCCTTCCTTTAATTCATCCTTTTAAAACGTGAACCCCACCTTGGTGTCAGCCCGCCCATACTGAACTAAGGTTAGTGAATCGAGGGGGGACAGTGGGGTGTCTGACAGTACCAGGGAGAGAGGGGTGGGTGCAGGGAGAAGAGCGAGACTCTGCATGAGTCATCTATCACGTCAGCAGTAGAAAGCTATTTTTAGGCTCAAAGCAGCTGCGGTGGAGACTGATTGGCCCATATGGAAGTTAAGGATACAGGTTCAGAATACATTAACACCTGGAAAGGAAACAAATCTGCAGATGGAAATGTGAAGTCCATTCTGATAGCAGTGGGAAGCCAGAGAGCCACAATGAATACACTGGATTATTACgttttgtgtgaaaatatgATTAATTTGACTGAATGTCATTATTCTGTATGAACACATTCTTGAATAATTGTATATTCAGTgttcaatcatttttttattaacaccAGGTGGCGCCAACTATCTTTATCATCATGGATCACTGactctcattcattcattcgttcATTCACAGCAGCGTTACTACAGAGGTCGTCTCCTCCATTGTGCTTCCTGTAGTACTACATTCTGCACTTGCAGAACAAGCAGCAGTGCAACTGTGTGTTGGAAGCTAAGCACTCCCACCTTCAAATGATccattttattcacaaaacaCAGCGCAAGCATGAGGCACGAGCTTGGAAATAACAATTGCATGACCtctacaaatacattttaatgctaACGTGTGAGGTTACACAGGTATCAGCAGACCTGCGCTGCTGCAGAGACCCATTCTTTGGGCCGTGgccctgtttctctctctccccaaaacaacaacaagatgCTTTTGAGATCCTTTGTCTGTGATCAATCTTCATCAAGCCCAGTCTGCAACCCCCATGCCACAAGCCACATAGCAAGGAGTGAGAGCCTTTTGGTTGCTAGGCAGgcaccaccacaccaccacaGTTGCCAAGGGAATGCCTGCATGCAGAGGCAGCTGGAAAGATGGAGAATTGTGTTGGGGGATGGTGTTTCTATTAGAGAACTGGTGGGGGAGGAGCTAGACAAGTTCAAGGCCGCTGTTTCCCCAACATGGTCTAATGGTAGTGATGAtagtgtgtatatgagtgtgttttgGTAACggatgcacgtgtgtgtgtgtgtgtgtgtgtctgtgtgtgtgtatgtgtgtgtgtgtgtgtgtgtgtgtgtgtgtgcgggtgtgtgtgtgtctgaatatAGAGACAAAGCAGGGGGAAGGGATGTGAGTGAGAAAGTGGGTTGGAGGGGGATGTGTGTCTGATACAAAACAGGGCTGACGTAACTGCACATGAAATATGGTGGGGATGAGGACAACAGGCTTTGTAGGATAATAGTAAATATCCTAAgcagataaacaaaaacaaggaagaTGAAATGGTGAGAACTCAAAAAAAATGGTACtatgatgtatttatttataataaagaagttacattctttttatttgtttcatcagCCATGGATAGTAACAATGATTTCactgtcaatttttttattttttattaaagtatGCGTTTTTACTGCTTACAAGATGAGAGATAGAATccagtatttattatttctacCGTTCATTATACTAAAATCTTAATACAGAgcatggaaaaaatgaaaatgatgcatGTGGAATTTATAtggagcaggagaaaaaaatcaaaagagcaaaaaatagCAAATCACAGCTAATGCTTTTACAATAATGACACAATAAATACCTTAATGTGTAAACAAAGGGTTCCACTCTGCTGTCTGCCACTGCAAACACAACTCAGTTAATGTTCTGATCTAATTGATAGATAGTCTGAAGTCTATCAGAATGCATTTTTACTATGTATATTAGAGAGACTTAAACTGGAATAAACTAAATAGGAAAAGGGTGGTGACTGTCATAATCCGAAATATTTCCTTACAATGCAACTTGTTGTAAGTATGCTTTATAATGTATGCAGCGGTGTAGCAAATACACGTTATCAGCAAATTGCATTTGAagtatcaaaagaaaaagtactcaTTAAGCAGCAGAATGTCCTatattattgtaatattataaCTTATGTATGTAAGAAACGATTAAATGCTGTAGCTAGTCAAGGTGGGGCTATTTTTAACTACTTCATATACTGCCGCACAAtttaatcagtaataataaatcatattttataagatgatTATATTCTTTATATAATATCATCAAAACCattcctgaacaatttttgcagtgtggcagggTGCATTATCCTACTGCAAGAGGCCAATGCCATCAGGGAATACCGTTGTCATGAATGGGTGTACTTTTCTGCAACAATGTTTAGGTAGGTGTAGTGTACATCCCCTCTGAGAGGGGAAAGGTTAAGAGGTTACATAGTTTTTGTTCCTGGATGTTACCGGAGTGTGGATGGAATGAACAGTTTGTTAACTGTCTGAACGATGTAATGTGTTTGGTGTTAAAGTTGAGCAAGAACACTATATTTTGCGACAATGATATAAAATGCGTCACTGTGTTATGCACGCCAAACCGGTTACTGTTTGAAGTTTAATCTGAcgagggggaagaaaaaaaaaagaggacactGTTGTTTACTCTGAGAATGGTGCTGAGTTTACCTGCCGTTGCTCCTTTTGATGTGCTGTCCGACTCAGCTAATGTTGGTGTGTGCTGGCAGAAGTGGATAAATAGTTTCAAACTCTATTTAACTGCATCAGGAGTTTATGATGCTGCACAGAAAAGAGCTTTGCTGCAGCACTTAGCAGGCGCCGAAGTCCAAAACATCTTTTTCAGGCTTGATGACACGGGAGAAGATGGAGGCTATGAATTAGCATTAAACAGTTTGGAGCCACATTTCACGCCTCAGAAAAACATCCCCTACAAGAGACTCGTCTagacaaacagaacaaacacaagGAGAGCCCATAGACAGTTTTGTGAGCGGACTAAAGAGGCTAGCAGCTACGTGTGAGTTTGACAATTACAAAGACGATTTCATACGTGACCAAGTTATTGATAAATGCACTTCAAACACACTGAGCCGACAACTGTTGCATGAAAAAGATCTGAACCTGGCAGGGCTCCAAGAAATTCCAAGGGCAATGCAGAGAGCAGGCCAAGCTTCAAGGATGGAGAAAGGAACAGTCAACGCATTGGAGAGAAGACCTGTTAAAGGGGGAGTCAAAATGGCAAGACCCAAATTGTCTACAACTCAGGGATCATTCACCAAGTGATGTGCAAAGCATAAAAAGTTATTGGTGTGGTCAGGAAGGACACATAGGTCATGAATGCaccatgataaaaaaaaaaagtacatagaaggacattttgcaaaaaagtgCAAAACGAAGAACATACATAAAGTGAATGGAATTACAACCACAACCAGGAGCACAGTGACGGTGACGATGGCCATGTAACCATATAGTCACTCATAGTACTGAAAATGGAACACTAACTGTACTTGTGCTAGGGAGAAAGACTGCTATTAAGATGGGGCCTCTTCACATAGGCCCTATTGACCAGGTGAACGCCATCCAACAAAGGAGACAGCAGATTTACAGAAGCACAAAGGGACAAGTAatataaaatttgttttcagggCTTAGGCAAACAGCTAGAGCTTCCTGTAGACGACAGTGTAAAACCTGTGGCCCAGCCTGTTTGCAGAGTGGCagtcagttgaaaaaaaaaagacaggtggATGAGAAACTCAAACTACATGTGGAGATGGGTGTGATCGAGAGGTTAATGGGCCAACAGGATGGGTACTCCATTAGTTGTGGTACATGGTTAGAGACAGCCAAGACTGTGTGTGGACATGTGCAGAGAAAATGTGATACAGCTTATTGGACTATCAAAACTGAACTCTCCACTGCTGGATGAATAGTATTGATAAGCTCCCGCATTGTCATTCCACATGCAGCACGATGCCAGAGGCTGATTTTAGTGCATGAAGGACATCGGGAATAGTGAAAACTAAACAAAGGCTGAAGACAAAAGCATGGGGGCCTGGAATTGATCAGGAAGCAGAGGACTTAGTTAGGTCATGTCATGATTGTCAGTTCAACAGCTCAACTTCACAGGACGTCCCTACTACATGGACAGAGCTCTCAGCAAAGCTATGGCCGATACTTGCTCTTGACATATGTGGACCATTCCCATCTGGAAGCTACCTACTGGTACTTAATGACTATTATTCAAGATGGGTGACTGTTGATCCTCAGAAACCCAATCTTGGCAAacataattaaatgtatttgacatttgtttCCAACGCATGGCCTCCCAGAGCGCATGATGACGGACAATGGCACTCGGCTTCttttgaaaaaattcaaaacatatcTCTGAGAAAATGGCATTACTCTTTGCCGTTTCACACCAAACTGATCACAGGCAAACAGTGAAGACGAAGCACAGAACAGAACACTTTGTAACGCCATACGTACTGCTCATACTGAAGCTACAGACTGCCGCACTGATCTCAACGTTTACCACAGCAACCCCCAACTGTTTTAATGGCCGCAGTCCATCAGAGCTGCTATTTAACCACTAGATCAGTATGTTGCTGTAAGGAAGTTGCATGGAAGGGGAAGGGACATGTGAATGCAGACAGATTTAGAAGAGCAAAAGACAGCACAGTGCAACAGGGCCATACGCTGTCGTGAACTGGAAAggaaattcagtcatttttgaaaaggaTGGCAGGAAGATGACACGTCATGTGTTATTAGTGAAGGGACAGTGCTGATTAGCGTAGATGGAGAGAGGCTGAACACCCAACCTGCTGAGATGCAAGCACCAGATGAAATTCCTCTGAAGGAAAGTCGACCTCAAGCAGCCGGGCCAAAGATGGCCAATTTACAGACTAATCACTTAGACAGACATTGCCATAATGGAGCAGATAATCTCCAGCATTGTCTTAATTGGAGAGTAGTCCAACCCTCGCTATTCAGGTCATTTTTCTatatgcaaaaagaaaatgctttgtAAAAGTTTTGGTCAAATTTCGGCTTGAATGTATGTCACTACTGGGAGGTGAAAGGTTAAGAGGTTACGTAGTTTTTGTTCCCAGATGCTACTGGAGTGTGGACAGAATAAACGTTAACTGTCTCAACCGTATAATGTGTTTGGTGTTAAAGTTGGGCAAGAACACTACAGTAGGTGGTATATGTCAAAGTAACGCCCAAGGTTTCCCAACAGAACATTGTCCAGAGCATCTTGCTGCCCCCGCCTGTTTGCCTTCCTCCCATAGCGTATCCTGCTGCGATCTCTTCCCTAAGGTAAatgacacacacgcacctgACAATCTACttgctgtaaaagaaaatgtgattcatcagaccaggccacctTCTTCCATTGCCTCACATGTCCATTGTAGGCCCTTTCAGCGGTGCACAGGGGTCAGCGTGGACACTCTGATTTGGGAATGCTCTGACTCAGTCCTCTAGCCATCACAAACTGGCCCTTGTCAAAGTCTCTCAGATCCTTACActtgcccatttttcctgcttccaacaCATCAACTTCAAGAACTGGATGTTCACTTGCTGCCTAATATATCCCACCTCTTGACAGGTTCCATTGTAAGGAGATAATTAATGGTATTCACTTCGGCTGTCAGTGGTTTTCACATTGTGCCTGAtcagtgtacatttttttcaggtctATGTTAATTTTACTGTCTGCAAGAGCCTTTGTTGTTTgctgtctatctatctatctatctatctatctatctatctatctatctatctatctatctgtggAATATGTTAATCTTTCTTTTGACCGATGATAATGCTGTCTGCAACttgagcagagagaggagaacagagagcttaaattaaaaaatcaaacaaagggAACGAGATagggaaaacaaatgagaagGATAAGGACAAGGGCAATAAATAAGGCACATGCTCAtctctcattttcacttttaccATAAGCCAGTGTCAAATGTGTTGGTATAATTGGCCCTGAACAGCTAAGTGAAACAAATGGCTTTTATTCAAAATCTGTATATATTATGATGTCATGCCTGCATTGTGTGTTGTGTAATTAAATTAAGAGTGGTAGAAACGGCCAAAACATCCATAGTCTACCTCTCTTTTGTATCTCGgtatttaacacacaaacatcacaaaattCTTTCCCTGCATGAGGTTCCCAAACTGGGGTCCTGGGACCCACCAAAGGTCCTTCCCAGTCATTATCAGAATTCATTTTATCTTTGCCTCATTAAACTAAACATGTTCATCAGgtgataatatataataatgacCGATGAGAGAATATATAACAGTGACTCTGTGCTAAAACCGGCTGAAGGGCGTGCTGTTACATGCTATTATTGGACGTCTCAGTATAACAAGGTGTCCGTGTAAACGCATTCATGCCCTTGTTATAAACTTAACCACTCCCGTAAAAGAGATGGCATTACACCGCGGAGGAAGGATGGCGATGGAGACGGAGGggtggaggggagagaaaaaagagaggggttaacaacacacacagagagagactctCGCGcggagagacagaggacaaaaaCGTGACTAGGCAGCCTAAGAGCTGTTATGCAACCGCTGACCTACTAACACATATTTCTAGAAAGGGAGCCGGAGAAACTGGAGCAAAGTGTCCGgcagcacacaacacacaggcaGCCCGAGCCAAAAGACCGAAACAGCATCCACCCAACCCGCTGGCTCAACCACAACTGACCGGAGCAccgacaggaaaaaaagagaataaagtttttttttctttttttgggagGTTTCTTCTAAAGGGACAAGCGA is drawn from Xiphias gladius isolate SHS-SW01 ecotype Sanya breed wild chromosome 15, ASM1685928v1, whole genome shotgun sequence and contains these coding sequences:
- the LOC120799878 gene encoding nuclear factor interleukin-3-regulated protein-like — translated: MTCQTVGAIIQDLSVPSPRGVEGLESRPLGMAESFTDEAVSILTSTSQLARTLLGRTFVLKHKESLANAEAKAGSSCDEDNGNNARRKREFIPNEKKDEGYWDKRRKNNEAAKRSREKRRANDMVLERRVLGLLEENARLRAELLALKFRFGLVKDPSDVTILPLSAPICSHPPPSTTHYYQPHTDGPSYLNTQQRASAHHIQTHPLQQAAIYGPRGAGPLSSHSVSEESGVSTSCSSNMGSPVFFDDTLSEREGPSPRELVEEQQGYNTHIYPLEVNGGQYVNKQDSPDGLKSLPHKLRFKSPSGSSDVGEMPLSSDNRHSGPPVATVGPNIQVRNHEQAGWDSRAEGQVPWSREEPSGGLGQQYQSPSSGSYNSSSLQIPRDIKYTTEDINLRSQISCLSQEVAQLKRLFSQQLLSKIA